A window of Aeromicrobium sp. Root236 contains these coding sequences:
- a CDS encoding cyclic nucleotide-binding domain-containing protein — MTHKPRLDRQVQDDLTRMTPFDSALVKTLATVGVSVHIPKGWAIMMEMTPADSAYILLSGNVEVRKAGEVRRTLGPGDVFGEIALVDHRLRSASIVASTNVTALRLDATALEALVDRDSVFAGALRSSAESRLAAF, encoded by the coding sequence ATGACGCACAAGCCCAGGCTCGACCGTCAGGTCCAGGACGACCTGACCCGCATGACCCCCTTCGACTCCGCCCTCGTCAAGACGCTCGCCACTGTCGGGGTCTCGGTGCACATCCCGAAGGGCTGGGCGATCATGATGGAGATGACGCCGGCGGACTCGGCCTACATCCTTCTGAGCGGCAACGTCGAGGTACGCAAGGCTGGGGAGGTCCGCCGGACCCTCGGCCCCGGCGACGTGTTCGGAGAGATCGCCCTGGTCGACCATCGCCTGCGGAGCGCCTCGATCGTCGCGTCCACCAACGTCACCGCTCTGCGCCTCGACGCCACGGCCCTCGAAGCCCTCGTCGACCGGGACTCCGTGTTCGCCGGCGCTCTGCGATCGTCGGCGGAGAGTCGTCTCGCCGCGTTCTAG